In Bradyrhizobium sp. 170, the DNA window CAGCTATCAGCACGCGGTCAAATCCTGCACGATTCGTCGAACAGTCACGCATCGTCACACCCCCTTGGGCGAACTGCCCCGGCATGGAACAGTCGTTAGGTATCGTTCGTCACGGCTTGCGCGGGAAGCGCCGGCTCGATCGGTTTCTCAGTCGTACGCCTGCACGCCACGGTTCAAACGCAGACGATACATGTGCCCCTTTCATGCAGCCAGCGCCATGCGGGACAACTCACGACAAACTGACCTCAACCTACCCTTTGAACTCGGGTCCCGCGTTTTTGCCACGACCCCCGCCATTTGTCTGTCACCGCCAAGCCACGGTTCAAAAGCTTCCGAACGATCGATGTCGTTGGTTTGCCACGATCTTTGCCACGTGGACGCCATAATCGCCCACCGGCCATCAGCTCAATTCGCGCCTCAGTTCGCGTCCTGCGCGCCGCCTTCGGCCGGGTCGTTGTCGGCAGCTTCATCGAGCTTGCGGTAGAGCGTCGAGCGGCCGATCTTGAGCCGGCGCGCGACTTCCGACATCTGGCCGCGGTAATGCGAGATCGCGAAACGGATGATCTCGTTTTCCATATCTTCGAGCGGCCGCACCTCGCCGGTGGCGGTCAGCATCGCGAGGCTGCCGGCATTGGCGAACGGGGCGATGGGTATTTCACTACCCGAAACCATGGCGGGTGCCGTCGACGGCGCGACGACCAGTGGTTCGCTGTGCGGGAACTGGCCGTCCGGTACGGGCTGGCCGAGGACTTGCGGGAAATCCGACAGGCCAAGCTGCTCGCTCTCGCTCATGACGACGGCGCGATACACCGTATTCTCGAGCTGGCGGATGTTGCCGGGCCAGTCGAGCTGCGCGAGATGGGTCACGGCCTCGCCGCTGATGCCGGTGATGGTGCGGTTTTCCTCGGCGGCAAATCGCGCCAGGAAATGCCGCAACAGATGCGGGATGTCTTCGCGGCGCATCCGCAAGGGTGGGATCGTCAGCGGCAGAACGTGCAGCCGGTAGAACAGGTCCTCGCGGAACGCGCCGTTCTTCACGAGGTCGAGCAGCTTGCGGTTGGTCGCGGAAATGATGCGGACGTCGACCTTCACCGGCTTGCGGCCGCCGACCGCCTCGACGGTGCCTTCCTGCAGCGCGCGCAGCAGCTTTACTTGCGCCGCCAGCGGCAACTCGCCGACCTCGTCGAGAAACAGCGTGCCGCCGGAAGCCTCGACGAATTTGCCCATGTGGCGTTCGGTCGCGCCGGTGAAGGCGCCCTTCTCATGACCGAACAGGATCGATTCCACGAGATTGTCGGGGATGGCGCCGCAATTGACTGCGACGAAGGGTTTCGACTTGCGTTCGCTAGAGCCATGGATGGCGCGGGCGAACAATTCCTTGCCGACGCCGGACTCGCCCTCGATCAGCACCGGAATGCTGGAGGCTGCCGCCTTCTGCGCGGTGCGCAGCACGGCCGCCATGGCTTCGCTGCGGGTGATGATGTCGGCAAAGGTCAGCCGGCCTTCGCGGCTGTGGCGGATGCGCTGCAGTTCGCCCTTGAGCGCCGAGGTGTTGAGCGCGTTGCGCAGCGACACCTGCAGCCGTTCGAAGCTCGCCGGCTTGACCACGAAATCCTGTGCGCCTGCGCGCATCGCCGAAACCACATTGTCGATGCCGCCATGGGCGGTCTGCACGATGACGGGGATGCTCAGGCCTGCTTCACGCATTTTTGAAAGTACGCCGAGCCCGTCGAGGCCGGGCATCACGAGGTCGAGCACGACCGCGTCGATCGCCTGTGCATCCGGGGCGGTCAGCAAGGCCACGGCGGCATCGCCGCTGTCGACGACGAGGGGCTCATAGCCGCACTTCTGCACCATGTTTTCAACCAAACGGCGCTGCACTGCGTCGTCATCGGCAATCAAGATGGTGGCAGCCATGGTTTACCCCGCACGTTACACGACATGTACCGAATCGGGGCACTCTCGCCTATGGCGATTAACGCACGCTTAATGGTTGAGAAATGGCCTCATTGAGGCGGGGCTAAGCGAGGTGTGGCCAAACCTCCAGCACGCCGCGGTAGCACATGTCGAAGGCCACATAGAGAATGATCGCGAGGCCGACATAAGCGATCCAGCGGTGCTTTTCCAGGAGGCGCGCGATGAAGTTGGCGGCGAGCCCCATCAGCGCGATGGAGAGTGCCAGGCCGAATATCAGAATCATCGGATGCTCGCGCGCCGCGCCCGCGACGGCGAGCACGTTGTCGAGCGACATCGAGACGTCGGCGAGCGTGATCTGCCAGACGGCCTGGCCAAGCGTCTTTTGATGGCCCGCAGGGGCTGCCCCATCGATCGTGCTTGCTGCCGAGAGACTCTGCAATTTCGGTTCATGATGATGCGACGTACGCAGCTCGCGCCACATCTTCCAGCACACCCAAAGCAGCAGAACGCCGCCCGCGAGCAGCAGTCCGATGATTTGCAGCAGTTGAACCGTGACGGACGCGAAGCCGATGCGCAGAAGCGTTGCGGCCAATATGCCGATCACAATCGCTTTCTTGCGCTGACCCTCGGGAAGCCCGGCGGCTGCGAGCCCGATGACGATCGCATTGTCGCCGGCGAGCACCAGGTCGATCATGATGACCTGGAAAAGCGCTGTCAGGTGTTGCGAGGAGATTAGTTCCAGCATTCGGGCCACTCCGTTGAAGGTCCAATCCGACATCGCAGTTCGCTTGAACTGCCAGAGGGGCCCGGGCTTGGACGTGCGTAGAAAAAGACGCAGTCAGACTGCGGAAAAATGCTTCCCCGTTACTCAGGTTGATCCGAGAGGGCGAAGAGCCTGACCATCTGGTCCGGTTCGATCAGAACGGAGAGGACGATGCCGATGAACGTCAGGCTTCCGGCGAGGTCGAGCCACATGACGCGGAAGCGATCGCGCCGGCAGAGCAGCGCGAAACCGGCCGTCAATGCAGCAACCGCAAAGAGCAGGGTGACGATCGCGGGTGCCAGGGCGTCCACTGGCACCACGTTCCGGATACCCACGGTCGCCAGCAGCGCCACGAGCAGGATGCCGGCAAACAACTCCTTGCCGCGGGCCGCGGGGGGCCGGGGATTTGTCTCAACAATCTGACTGCGGTCTAAGAAAGCCATCTGATTCTTATTCGCGAGCTGAGATTGTGGTAGGGAACATCACCTACCCGGTCATTTCACTCTAGATAGTTTAGTAATCATGAAACGAGGAAAACATCAAGACGTTTTCACTGAACGTCTTCCCGGCAAGGCTGTGCCGGAGGCCAAGCAATTGCGGAAACTGGCTGGGGATTGGCTCAAGCTGCGCAGGGCGGATGCCGAATTGTCGCAGGCGGATCTCGCTGCACGTCTTGGCCTGAAGTATTATACTTTCATCTCACAGGTCGAGAACGGCTTCAGCCGGGTTCCAACTGAAATCATGGGGGCATGGGCCAACGAATTGGGTATTGAACAGTCAGCCTTCGCGAAGCATCTGTTAATGTACTACGAGCCGGAATTGTACCGGCTGCTGTTCGGAGCGGAAAGCAAATGAGCGTCGTGGCGTTCGAGCGCAAACAGAACACCGGCGAATGGAGTGAAAGGGAACTGGGCACCATCCTGGCGGCGCTGAGCGCGGCGACTGCGCCGGGGACCGGACGCGAATGGGAAACCGGCGTGACGGAAAAAGGCGACGTCCAGTTCTATCTGCTGAGCCCGCTTCCAGATCAGGCCTGCGAGTTGTGCGTGTCCCGGATAGGGGGCCGCTACATCCTGGAAGACGGATTCGGCCGGCTGCTGTTCGAGCATCGAAACCTCGATCTCGTGGCACTGCACGCGAAGGCCGCAGTCCCGTCGACATCGTGGCTCATGGTCCGCATGATCACGTTGTGGTGTGCGATTCGCAGTGCGACCGACGAAAAGCTTGAGCCAATGCTCCTCGAGGGTGAAGAACTTTTCGTTCAGTTCGTACCGCAGCTTGCGGCTTTCGCCTGATCTCCCGCCCATTTCCTGGTCACCACTCCAATACTGAAATTGTCATGACCGCAAAAACCGCGACATCCCGGGCCCATAAGGCGTCCCGCAAACCCGCCACGGGCAAGGCCGCCGCCATCAAGGCGACCGCAGCCAAATCAAAAACCGGCAGGCTGCCGGAATGGAATCTGGCCGATCTCTATTCCGGTATCGACGCGGCCGAAGTCGCGCGCGATCTGCAAAAGATGGATGCCGGCTGCGCAGCCTTTGAAACGGATTACAAGGGCAGGCTGGCGGAAAGTCTTGTCCGCGACGATGGCGGCCTTTGGCTCGCCGGGGCTGTCAGGCGCTACGAGGCGATCGATGATCTCGCTGGCCGGCTCGGCTCCTATGCCGGCCTCGTTCATGCCGGCGACAGCGTCGATCCGGCGATTTCCAAGTTCTATGGCGACGTCTCCGAGCGGCTGACGGCGGCGTCGGTACATTTGCTGTTCTTCGCCCTCGAGCTCAACCGCATCGACGATGCCGTGATCGAGCGCGCGATGCAGACGCCGGAGCTCGCCCATTACCGGCCGTGGATCGAGGATCTGCGCAAGGATAAGCCCTATCAGCTCGAAGATCGCGTCGAGCAGTTGTTTCACGAAAAATCCCAGAGCGGCTATGCCGCCTGGAATCGGCTGTTCGACCAGACCATCTCCGGCCTGCGCTTCAAGGTCGGGGCCAAGGAGCTCGCGATCGAGCCGACGCTCAATCTGCTGCAGGACCGCGCGCCGGAGAAGCGCAAGGCCGCGGGTCAAGCGCTGGCAAAGACCTTCAAGGACAATGAGCGAACCTTTGCGCTCGTCACCAACACGCTCGCCAAGGACAAGGAGATTTCCGATCGCTGGCGCGGTTTTCAGGATGTTGCGGATTCGCGCCACTTGAACAACCGCGTCGAGCGCGAGGTCGTCGACGCGCTGGTCGGCTCGGTTCGCGCGGCCTATCCGCGGCTGTCGCACCGCTATTACAATCTCAAAGCCGGCTGGTTCAAAAAGAAAAAACTCGCGCATTGGGACCGCAACGCGCCGCTGCCGTTTGCGGCGGCCGGCACGATCGCCTGGCCCGAGGCGCAGAAGATGGTGTTGACCGCGTATCGCGGCTTCTCGACCGAGATGGCTGCGATTGCGGAACGTTTCTTCACCGATCGCTGGATCGATGCGCCGGTGCGGCCGGGCAAGGCGCCGGGCGCGTTCTCACACCCGACCACGCCCTCGGCGCATCCCTATGTGCTGATGAACTACCAGGGCAAGCCGCGCGACGTGATGACGCTGGCGCATGAGCTCGGCCATGGCGTGCATCAGGTGCTGGCGGCCAAAAATGGAGCGTTGATGGCGCCGACGCCGCTGACGCTGGCCGAGACGGCGAGCGTGTTCGGCGAAATGCTGACCTTCAAGCGGCTATTGTCGCAGACCAAAAATGCCAGGCAGCGCCAGGCGCTGCTCGCGGGCAAGGTCGAGGACATGATCAACACCGTGGTGCGGCAGATCGCGTTCTATTCGTTCGAGCGCGCCGTGCACACCGAGCGCAAGAACGGCGAATTGACCGCGGAGCGGATCGGCCAGATCTGGCTCAGCGTGCAGGGTGAAAGCCTCGGGCCGGCCATCGACATCCGTCCTGGCTACGAGAATTTCTGGATGTACATTCCGCACTTCATCCATTCGCCGTTCTACGTTTACGCCTATGCGTTCGGCGATTGCCTGGTGAACTCGCTTTACGCAGTCTACGAGAACGCCTCCGAAGGCTTTGCCGAGCGTTATCTGGCGATGCTCGCGGCTGGCGGCACCAAGCATTATTCCGAACTGCTCAAGCCGTTCGGGCTCGATGCCAAGGATCCCAAATTCTGGGACGGCGGGCTGTCGGTCATATCAGGCATGATCGACGAGTTGGAAGAGATGGGCTGACGGGCGCCGCGGCCACGAAACGGATTTGTGATGGGCGCGGACACAATTTCAGCCGCCGTCGCCCTTCATGATGACGGTGACGACAGGAGGGGAGTGCCCCATGATCGACACCCCGACGCGGCGCGTTGTACTTGGAGCGGGAGTCTTCGCAGCCGGTTCGCTGCTCATGGTCGATGGCAGCGTGGCTCAGGCCCCGCTTGCGCCGACGCCCACATGCCACGACGGCGACGACGCCACCGTGCCGCAAACCGAAGGGCCGTACTTCAAGCCGTCGTCGCCTGAGCGAACCGAGTTGTTCGAAGAGGGCATGGCGGGACAGCCGATCGAGCTGGTTGGCTTCGTGTTCACGCGCGCCTGCAAACCGCTCGCTGGAGCCTTGCTGGATTTCTGGCAGGCGGATGACAAGGGCCGCTACGACAATTCCGGCTTCCGCCTGCGCGGCCATCAATTCTCCGATGCGGAAGGCCGTTATCGGTTGCGCAGCATCGTGCCCGGCGTTTATCCCGGCCGTACGCGCCATATCCATGTGAAGGTGCAGCCGCGCGACGGCCGCGTGCTGACCACCCAGCTCTATTTCCCCGGCGAGTCAAAAAACCGCTCCGACGGCCTCTTCCGCAAGGACTTGCAGATACGCACGGCCAAGAACGCGGGGTGGCTGGCCGGGCGTTTCGACTTCGTGGTCGGATAGAGCATCAATTGCCGCGGGCGAGACAGGAGGGCGGATAGGGTCAGCGGGGGCGACGTAATACATTTGTTGAACAGTTCGCTGGGCTGTGTTATACATTCCGTACAACGGAGCCCGTATGATGAGCAAAACCCCTCGCGGCATGGAAGAGGCCTCTCGCGAATACAAGCTGGAGGACACCGCCCTTCAAATTCGGAAGATTGGCAATTCGGTTGGTGTCATCCTGCCGAAAGAGCT includes these proteins:
- a CDS encoding helix-turn-helix transcriptional regulator, yielding MKRGKHQDVFTERLPGKAVPEAKQLRKLAGDWLKLRRADAELSQADLAARLGLKYYTFISQVENGFSRVPTEIMGAWANELGIEQSAFAKHLLMYYEPELYRLLFGAESK
- a CDS encoding sigma-54 dependent transcriptional regulator, which encodes MAATILIADDDAVQRRLVENMVQKCGYEPLVVDSGDAAVALLTAPDAQAIDAVVLDLVMPGLDGLGVLSKMREAGLSIPVIVQTAHGGIDNVVSAMRAGAQDFVVKPASFERLQVSLRNALNTSALKGELQRIRHSREGRLTFADIITRSEAMAAVLRTAQKAAASSIPVLIEGESGVGKELFARAIHGSSERKSKPFVAVNCGAIPDNLVESILFGHEKGAFTGATERHMGKFVEASGGTLFLDEVGELPLAAQVKLLRALQEGTVEAVGGRKPVKVDVRIISATNRKLLDLVKNGAFREDLFYRLHVLPLTIPPLRMRREDIPHLLRHFLARFAAEENRTITGISGEAVTHLAQLDWPGNIRQLENTVYRAVVMSESEQLGLSDFPQVLGQPVPDGQFPHSEPLVVAPSTAPAMVSGSEIPIAPFANAGSLAMLTATGEVRPLEDMENEIIRFAISHYRGQMSEVARRLKIGRSTLYRKLDEAADNDPAEGGAQDAN
- a CDS encoding intradiol ring-cleavage dioxygenase, translating into MIDTPTRRVVLGAGVFAAGSLLMVDGSVAQAPLAPTPTCHDGDDATVPQTEGPYFKPSSPERTELFEEGMAGQPIELVGFVFTRACKPLAGALLDFWQADDKGRYDNSGFRLRGHQFSDAEGRYRLRSIVPGVYPGRTRHIHVKVQPRDGRVLTTQLYFPGESKNRSDGLFRKDLQIRTAKNAGWLAGRFDFVVG
- a CDS encoding M3 family oligoendopeptidase; amino-acid sequence: MTAKTATSRAHKASRKPATGKAAAIKATAAKSKTGRLPEWNLADLYSGIDAAEVARDLQKMDAGCAAFETDYKGRLAESLVRDDGGLWLAGAVRRYEAIDDLAGRLGSYAGLVHAGDSVDPAISKFYGDVSERLTAASVHLLFFALELNRIDDAVIERAMQTPELAHYRPWIEDLRKDKPYQLEDRVEQLFHEKSQSGYAAWNRLFDQTISGLRFKVGAKELAIEPTLNLLQDRAPEKRKAAGQALAKTFKDNERTFALVTNTLAKDKEISDRWRGFQDVADSRHLNNRVEREVVDALVGSVRAAYPRLSHRYYNLKAGWFKKKKLAHWDRNAPLPFAAAGTIAWPEAQKMVLTAYRGFSTEMAAIAERFFTDRWIDAPVRPGKAPGAFSHPTTPSAHPYVLMNYQGKPRDVMTLAHELGHGVHQVLAAKNGALMAPTPLTLAETASVFGEMLTFKRLLSQTKNARQRQALLAGKVEDMINTVVRQIAFYSFERAVHTERKNGELTAERIGQIWLSVQGESLGPAIDIRPGYENFWMYIPHFIHSPFYVYAYAFGDCLVNSLYAVYENASEGFAERYLAMLAAGGTKHYSELLKPFGLDAKDPKFWDGGLSVISGMIDELEEMG
- a CDS encoding TerC family protein, which encodes MLELISSQHLTALFQVIMIDLVLAGDNAIVIGLAAAGLPEGQRKKAIVIGILAATLLRIGFASVTVQLLQIIGLLLAGGVLLLWVCWKMWRELRTSHHHEPKLQSLSAASTIDGAAPAGHQKTLGQAVWQITLADVSMSLDNVLAVAGAAREHPMILIFGLALSIALMGLAANFIARLLEKHRWIAYVGLAIILYVAFDMCYRGVLEVWPHLA